In Aquipuribacter nitratireducens, one genomic interval encodes:
- the hepT gene encoding type VII toxin-antitoxin system HepT family RNase toxin has translation MNVADPAVLAGLLDRLTAERADLERLAAVEPDVLLGDVDRLKSVKYGFVVAIEVCIDVCHHVVARAGLRSPSTYADAFAVLAEAGLLDDGLAATLADMAGFRNLLVHGYARVEDRRVVEILRSRLGDLAAFQRAAALL, from the coding sequence GTGAACGTCGCCGACCCGGCGGTCCTCGCCGGGCTGCTCGACAGGCTTACCGCCGAGCGTGCCGACCTCGAGCGACTCGCCGCTGTCGAACCGGACGTGCTGCTCGGCGACGTCGACAGGCTCAAGTCGGTGAAGTACGGATTCGTCGTCGCGATCGAGGTCTGCATCGACGTGTGTCACCACGTCGTCGCGCGGGCCGGGCTGCGCTCGCCCTCGACCTACGCGGACGCCTTCGCGGTGCTCGCGGAAGCGGGACTGCTCGACGACGGACTCGCCGCGACCCTCGCCGACATGGCCGGCTTCAGGAACCTCCTGGTCCACGGCTACGCCCGTGTCGAGGACCGCCGTGTGGTCGAGATCCTCCGGAGTCGCCTGGGGGATCTGGCCGCCTTCCAGCGCGCGGCGGCGCTGCTCTGA
- a CDS encoding TetR family transcriptional regulator, with amino-acid sequence MTGSQRREQLVDIGRRLFAERGVEGTTVEEIAAAAKVSKPVVYEHFGGKEGLYAVVVDREVQQLLGLITSQLVADARPRVLLEGAALALLDYIEQHPDGFRILVRDSPVAQSTGTFSSLLGDTATQVEHVLVDAFAARGLDRRTAPMYAQMLVGMVAMTGQWWLDSRRPKKAEVAAHLVNLAWNGLSGLEPKPRLTRRR; translated from the coding sequence ATGACGGGAAGCCAGCGCCGTGAGCAGCTCGTCGACATCGGGCGCCGTCTGTTCGCCGAGCGCGGGGTCGAGGGCACGACCGTCGAGGAGATCGCCGCGGCGGCCAAGGTCTCCAAGCCCGTGGTGTACGAGCACTTCGGCGGCAAGGAGGGCCTCTACGCCGTCGTCGTCGACCGGGAGGTCCAGCAGCTGCTCGGGCTCATCACGTCCCAGCTCGTCGCCGACGCCCGGCCGCGCGTGCTCCTGGAGGGCGCGGCGCTCGCGCTCCTCGACTACATCGAGCAGCACCCCGACGGCTTCCGCATCCTCGTGCGGGACTCCCCCGTCGCGCAGTCCACCGGGACGTTCTCCTCGCTGCTCGGGGACACCGCCACCCAGGTCGAGCACGTCCTCGTCGACGCCTTCGCCGCCCGGGGCCTCGACCGCAGGACCGCCCCGATGTACGCGCAGATGCTCGTCGGCATGGTCGCGATGACGGGCCAGTGGTGGCTGGACTCCCGCCGCCCGAAGAAGGCGGAGGTCGCCGCCCACCTCGTCAACCTCGCGTGGAACGGCCTGTCCGGGCTCGAACCGAAGCCGCGGCTCACGCGTCGGCGCTGA
- the mntA gene encoding type VII toxin-antitoxin system MntA family adenylyltransferase antitoxin — translation MDLTMLREAATAVFTGEPVAAAYLFGSRARGDERPDSDADVAVLLDGTVPPHDRLDLSLRLAGALSRAVRLDVSPLVVLDDAPLRLQGRVLRDGVVIFVSDDDMRVRYETTTRSSAADYEIVAERLDRELLAAHARGDR, via the coding sequence GTGGACCTGACCATGCTTCGCGAGGCCGCGACGGCGGTCTTCACCGGCGAACCGGTCGCCGCCGCCTACCTCTTCGGGTCCCGCGCCAGGGGTGACGAGCGCCCCGACAGCGACGCCGACGTCGCCGTCCTGCTCGACGGGACCGTCCCGCCGCATGACCGACTCGACCTGTCGCTTCGACTGGCAGGGGCTCTCTCACGCGCGGTGCGACTCGACGTCTCCCCGCTCGTCGTGCTGGACGACGCACCCCTGCGACTGCAGGGTCGGGTCCTGCGGGACGGCGTAGTGATCTTCGTCTCCGACGACGACATGCGCGTCCGGTACGAGACGACGACTCGCTCCAGCGCCGCCGACTACGAGATCGTCGCCGAGCGTCTCGACCGCGAGCTGCTGGCCGCCCACGCGCGCGGCGACAGGTGA
- the glmU gene encoding bifunctional UDP-N-acetylglucosamine diphosphorylase/glucosamine-1-phosphate N-acetyltransferase GlmU: MPEAAPAAALVVLAAGQGTRMRSRTPKVMHRVGGRSLLGHALAAAAPLAGTVAVVVRHEREAVAGHVGELATALDRDLVVADQDEVPGTGRALWCGVQALDAAREAAGLPRLTGRVLVTSGDVPLVTTVSLRALLDADPGAAVAVMTAVLDDPTGYGRVLRDGDGAVTGIVEHKDASDDQRAVREVNGGIWAIDLDLCREVLPALGSANAQGEQYLTDVVGEARSRGLGVVGVPVADPHEVDGVNDRVQLAAVGALLNRRTLEVHMRAGVTVVDPATTWVDTDVVLEQDVTLLPGTQLHDGTVVRAGATVGPDTTLSACEVGEGASVVRSHGSGAVLGAGATIGPFAYLRPGTDLGERGKLGAFVETKNAQIGARSKVPHLSYVGDATIGEGSNIGCATVFVNYDGVTKHRTTVGDHVRIGSDTMLVAPVTVGDGAYTAASTIVRKDVPPGALAMTVAPQRNVEGWVEQKRPGSAAADAAARATRSGDQGDQR, from the coding sequence GTGCCCGAAGCAGCACCGGCCGCCGCGCTCGTCGTCCTCGCCGCCGGTCAGGGCACGCGGATGCGCTCGCGGACCCCGAAGGTCATGCACCGCGTCGGCGGGCGCAGCCTGCTCGGCCACGCGCTCGCCGCCGCCGCCCCGCTCGCCGGGACGGTCGCGGTCGTCGTCCGGCACGAGCGCGAGGCCGTCGCCGGGCACGTCGGGGAGCTCGCGACCGCCCTCGACCGCGACCTCGTCGTCGCCGACCAGGACGAGGTCCCCGGCACAGGGCGCGCGTTGTGGTGCGGCGTGCAGGCGCTCGACGCCGCTCGTGAGGCCGCGGGGCTGCCGCGGCTGACCGGTCGGGTGCTCGTCACCTCCGGCGACGTGCCCCTCGTCACGACCGTCAGCCTGAGGGCCCTGCTCGACGCCGATCCGGGCGCCGCCGTCGCCGTCATGACCGCCGTCCTCGACGACCCGACCGGGTACGGCCGGGTCCTGCGCGACGGCGACGGGGCCGTCACCGGCATCGTGGAGCACAAGGACGCGAGCGACGACCAGCGGGCCGTCCGCGAGGTCAACGGCGGCATCTGGGCGATCGACCTCGACCTGTGCCGGGAGGTCCTCCCGGCGCTCGGCAGCGCCAACGCGCAGGGCGAGCAGTACCTCACCGACGTCGTCGGCGAGGCCCGCAGCCGCGGTCTCGGCGTCGTCGGCGTGCCCGTCGCGGACCCTCACGAGGTCGACGGCGTCAACGACCGCGTCCAGCTCGCCGCCGTGGGCGCGCTCCTCAACCGCCGCACGCTCGAGGTGCACATGCGCGCCGGTGTCACCGTCGTCGACCCCGCCACCACGTGGGTCGACACCGACGTCGTCCTCGAGCAGGACGTCACCCTCCTGCCCGGCACCCAGCTGCACGACGGCACCGTCGTGCGCGCCGGCGCCACCGTCGGCCCGGACACGACGCTCAGCGCGTGCGAGGTCGGGGAGGGCGCGAGCGTCGTCCGCAGCCACGGCAGCGGCGCGGTGCTCGGGGCCGGCGCGACGATCGGGCCGTTCGCCTACCTCCGCCCCGGCACCGACCTGGGAGAGCGGGGCAAGCTCGGGGCGTTCGTCGAGACGAAGAACGCGCAGATCGGCGCCAGGTCGAAGGTGCCGCACCTGTCGTACGTCGGCGACGCGACGATCGGCGAGGGCTCGAACATCGGGTGCGCGACGGTCTTCGTCAACTACGACGGCGTGACCAAGCACCGCACGACGGTCGGGGACCACGTCCGCATCGGCTCCGACACGATGCTCGTCGCGCCGGTGACCGTCGGGGACGGCGCCTACACCGCCGCGAGCACGATCGTCCGCAAGGACGTCCCGCCCGGGGCGCTCGCCATGACGGTGGCGCCGCAACGCAACGTCGAGGGCTGGGTGGAGCAGAAGCGACCCGGCAGCGCGGCGGCCGACGCCGCGGCCCGCGCCACCCGTTCCGGCGACCAGGGAGACCAGCGGTGA
- a CDS encoding ribose-phosphate diphosphokinase encodes MKPIISTPEKRLVLVSGRAHPSLAKEVAEHLGADVVSTTAYDFANGEIYVRFAESVRGCDVFVLQSHTAPINQWLMEHLLMVDALKRASAKRVTVVAPFFGYSRQDKKHRGREPISARLVADLFSTAGADRLISVDLHAAQIQGFFDGPVDHLWALPVLADYVTTRVDRQSLTIVSPDMGRVRTADVWSDRLGAPLAIIHKRRDPSVPNKVQVHEIVGAEHVEGRHCLLIDDMIDTAGTIVQAAEALKANGAASIIVAATHAILSGPAVSRLSNSPIDEVVVTNTLPITADKQFSRLTVLSIAPLLARAIREIFDDGSVTSLFEPHGG; translated from the coding sequence GTGAAGCCGATCATCAGCACGCCGGAGAAGCGCCTCGTCCTCGTGAGCGGGCGGGCGCACCCGTCGCTGGCGAAGGAGGTCGCCGAGCACCTCGGCGCCGACGTCGTGAGCACGACGGCGTACGACTTCGCCAACGGCGAGATCTACGTCCGCTTCGCCGAGAGCGTCCGCGGCTGCGACGTGTTCGTCCTCCAGTCCCACACCGCGCCGATCAACCAGTGGCTCATGGAGCACCTGCTCATGGTCGACGCCCTCAAGCGCGCCTCCGCGAAGCGGGTCACCGTCGTCGCACCGTTCTTCGGCTACTCCCGGCAGGACAAGAAGCACCGCGGCCGGGAGCCCATCAGCGCCCGTCTCGTCGCCGACCTGTTCTCCACCGCCGGCGCCGACCGCCTCATCAGCGTCGACCTGCACGCCGCCCAGATCCAGGGCTTCTTCGACGGCCCGGTCGACCACCTGTGGGCGCTGCCGGTGCTCGCGGACTACGTGACGACGCGCGTGGACCGGCAGTCGCTGACGATCGTGAGCCCCGACATGGGCCGGGTCCGCACCGCCGACGTGTGGTCGGACCGGCTCGGCGCCCCGCTCGCGATCATCCACAAGCGCCGCGACCCGAGCGTGCCGAACAAGGTGCAGGTCCACGAGATCGTCGGCGCCGAGCACGTCGAGGGCCGCCACTGCCTCCTCATCGACGACATGATCGACACGGCGGGCACCATCGTGCAGGCGGCGGAGGCGCTCAAGGCGAACGGTGCGGCGAGCATCATCGTCGCGGCGACGCACGCGATCCTGTCCGGCCCGGCGGTGTCGCGGCTGTCGAACTCGCCGATCGACGAGGTCGTCGTCACCAACACGCTGCCCATCACCGCGGACAAGCAGTTCTCGCGGCTCACGGTGCTGTCCATCGCACCCCTGCTCGCCCGCGCGATCCGGGAGATCTTCGACGACGGGTCGGTGACGTCCCTGTTCGAGCCGCACGGGGGCTGA
- a CDS encoding MarR family winged helix-turn-helix transcriptional regulator gives MAGTTDERGGGADEVDRVVAAWRRVRPDLDVAPLEVLSRVSRLAHHLDRARASTFDAHGLERWEFDVLAALRRAGPPHRLTPSQLLPQTLVTSGTMTTRIDRLTARGLVERGSDPSDRRLVLVGLTEAGRELVDAAMASLLERERSFLDGMPRRDRERLADLLRALVRPFER, from the coding sequence ATGGCGGGGACGACCGACGAGCGCGGGGGCGGCGCGGACGAGGTCGACCGTGTCGTCGCGGCGTGGCGCCGGGTGCGCCCCGACCTCGACGTCGCCCCGCTCGAGGTGCTGTCGCGGGTGTCGCGCCTCGCCCACCACCTCGACCGCGCGCGCGCCTCGACCTTCGACGCCCACGGCCTCGAGCGCTGGGAGTTCGACGTCCTCGCCGCGCTGCGGCGCGCGGGGCCGCCGCACCGCCTCACGCCGTCGCAGCTGCTGCCGCAGACCCTCGTGACGAGCGGGACGATGACGACCCGCATCGACCGGCTGACCGCCCGGGGGCTCGTCGAGCGTGGCTCGGACCCCTCCGACCGACGGCTCGTCCTCGTCGGGCTCACCGAGGCGGGACGGGAGCTCGTCGACGCCGCGATGGCGTCGCTGCTCGAGCGCGAGCGCTCGTTCCTCGACGGGATGCCCCGGCGCGACCGGGAGCGGCTCGCCGACCTGCTCCGCGCCCTCGTGAGGCCGTTCGAGCGCTGA